The following are encoded in a window of Haliotis asinina isolate JCU_RB_2024 chromosome 14, JCU_Hal_asi_v2, whole genome shotgun sequence genomic DNA:
- the LOC137261147 gene encoding nucleoplasmin-like protein ANO39, with protein sequence MPGTKSEVEVDTTQTETETVEVKKTVEDVKAQKDAANEATEAKEETEEKEETEKEAEKEDENTNQNASEQSEEVESSEASTETTAEKRSSEENGEEESPTKKVKTDTSEEKEESQEKESD encoded by the exons ATGCCTGGAACCAA GTCAGAAGTTGAGGTTGACACCACCCAAACCGAGACAGAAACAGTCGAGGTTAAGAAAACAGTCGAGGATGTGAAGGCACAGAAAGACGCC GCCAACGAGGCCACAGAGGCCAAGGAAGAGACTGAGGAGAAGGAAGAGACCGAGAAGGAAGCTGAGAAAGAGGATGAGAACACAAATCAAAATGCCAGTGAACAGAGCGAAGAGGTAGAATCTTCAG AGGCCTCAACAGAAACCACAGCAGAAAAGAGGAGTTCAGAGGAGAATGGCGAAGAGGAGAGTCCGACCAAGAAAGTTAAAACAGATACATCAGAGGAAAAAGAAGAATCACAGGAAAAGGAATCTGACTAA